In Anseongella ginsenosidimutans, one genomic interval encodes:
- a CDS encoding DNA alkylation repair protein: MGSISKLSPKTKTILHQIDSKTKLGDLRKMAKDIKKDHQLALELWSTGAFFPRLLPILIMDTKLLSEALLASLDKDMQAHIFDNRNQLMDWLMTNQLTKSKSTIALIESWENSSSALQRRVYWYYQGRLRWTGQTPPDNTAELLSKIESKIIDEEPEVQWAMNFTAGWLGVFDKKYRRRCVDLGEETGLYKDEVVSKGCTPNYLPAFISIEAGKRNL; this comes from the coding sequence ATGGGGAGTATCTCAAAACTATCTCCAAAAACAAAAACAATCCTGCACCAGATCGATAGTAAAACGAAGCTGGGTGACCTGCGAAAAATGGCAAAGGATATTAAAAAGGATCACCAGCTCGCTCTGGAATTATGGTCAACGGGAGCGTTTTTTCCAAGGCTATTGCCAATCTTAATTATGGACACTAAATTACTGTCCGAAGCGTTGCTGGCCAGCCTTGACAAGGATATGCAGGCGCACATCTTTGATAATCGAAACCAATTAATGGATTGGCTGATGACCAATCAGCTTACCAAATCCAAAAGCACCATTGCGCTGATCGAATCGTGGGAAAATAGTTCATCCGCACTTCAAAGGCGGGTTTATTGGTATTATCAGGGGCGACTGAGATGGACGGGCCAGACACCGCCCGACAATACTGCGGAACTGCTTTCTAAAATAGAATCAAAAATAATTGATGAAGAACCGGAAGTTCAATGGGCCATGAACTTCACGGCAGGGTGGCTCGGTGTTTTTGATAAAAAATACCGTAGACGCTGTGTTGATCTCGGGGAAGAAACAGGGCTTTACAAAGATGAAGTCGTATCAAAAGGGTGTACACCCAATTATTTGCCGGCGTTCATTTCGATCGAAGCCGGTAAGCGAAACTTGTAA
- a CDS encoding PKD domain-containing protein, translating into MKKLIIFPLLLLLAGMISCKEDEVVPEKPEAPKPTADFAFEQVDPNDPFTYSFSSNSTNYKEIRWEFGDDSVSAEENPTHTFVFSGIYNVVLRTTNEDDYWAEKELVIDINADSVVNFTATPVAGGKLKFDLVADIETDSLFWDFGNGETSTEMSPEISLDPGQFYNASLRAVTPKGSVAIANRLICDIGIVQDITLGGRYSVSRDHDGGPEHAEGSLKLIDGNPETKFLQGGYNGDLWVQIEYIDPVVAGAYTLTSANDDYSRDPKNWNLQGSNDGQNWTELDNQVDQNFEDRYQTVTYIFDNHDAYKFYRLNITANEGAGLFQCAEFQLLKLPQ; encoded by the coding sequence ATGAAGAAGCTAATTATATTTCCTCTTTTACTGCTGCTGGCCGGCATGATTTCCTGCAAAGAGGATGAAGTAGTGCCCGAAAAACCGGAGGCGCCGAAGCCTACTGCCGATTTTGCTTTTGAGCAGGTAGATCCCAATGATCCCTTTACCTATTCTTTTTCCAGCAATTCCACCAATTACAAGGAAATCCGCTGGGAGTTCGGGGACGACAGTGTTTCGGCGGAAGAGAACCCAACTCATACCTTCGTTTTTTCCGGCATATACAACGTCGTATTAAGGACCACCAACGAAGATGATTACTGGGCCGAAAAGGAACTGGTGATCGATATTAACGCGGATTCGGTCGTGAACTTCACCGCCACACCCGTAGCCGGAGGCAAACTAAAATTTGACCTGGTGGCCGACATTGAAACCGATTCCCTTTTCTGGGATTTCGGGAATGGCGAAACTTCCACGGAAATGTCTCCCGAGATCTCGCTCGATCCCGGACAATTTTATAATGCCTCCCTGAGGGCAGTAACTCCCAAAGGTTCCGTTGCCATCGCCAACCGCCTGATCTGCGATATCGGAATCGTGCAGGACATTACCCTGGGCGGCCGGTACAGCGTATCCAGGGATCATGACGGCGGGCCGGAACATGCAGAAGGTTCGTTGAAACTCATTGACGGAAACCCCGAAACCAAATTCCTGCAGGGCGGTTATAACGGCGATCTGTGGGTGCAGATAGAATACATCGACCCGGTAGTTGCCGGCGCCTATACGCTGACCTCGGCCAACGACGATTATAGCCGGGACCCCAAGAACTGGAACCTGCAAGGCTCTAACGACGGACAGAACTGGACCGAACTGGATAACCAGGTGGATCAAAATTTTGAAGACCGTTACCAGACCGTGACCTATATCTTCGACAATCATGACGCGTACAAGTTTTACCGGCTGAATATTACTGCCAATGAAGGCGCGGGATTGTTCCAGTGTGCGGAGTTTCAGTTGCTCAAATTACCGCAGTGA